The following proteins are co-located in the Brachybacterium sacelli genome:
- a CDS encoding folylpolyglutamate synthase/dihydrofolate synthase family protein, producing the protein MLSSPRPGASRPALSPELREVYAALLERAPENRIEPDLSRITRVMELMGDPQRAYRSIRIAGTNGKTTTARILERILREAGLRTGRTTSPHLHSPVERIAIDGVPIDEEGFLQAYRDVEPFAAIVDAESEAAGGVPLTYFEYLTAMSFQAFASAPVDIAVVETGLGGTWDATGVAAPDVTVVTPISMDHQDYLGDTIAQIAGEKAGILTAEATAVIASQPYEDAADVLRQRITELGAEAAVEDQQIGVLARTPGVGGQMLTLQGIAGRYEEVFLSLLGEHQARNALLAVAAAEALLGDGGTVLDGEMLGAALASITSPGRAEVVRQSPTILLDAAHNPAGAMALVGTVRENFRFTRTVGLVGILQEKDAEDILSVLEPLLDHVVITQSSSPRAIPTDVLADLARDVFEDEDRVLEQGSLPDAIQVAVDLSETEGDQFGGVVVAGSVTLAAEVRDLLGVPRED; encoded by the coding sequence GTGCTGAGTTCTCCCCGCCCGGGCGCGTCCCGTCCGGCCCTGTCTCCCGAGCTGCGAGAGGTGTACGCCGCGCTGCTCGAGCGGGCACCGGAGAACCGGATCGAGCCGGACCTCTCGCGCATCACGCGAGTGATGGAGCTGATGGGCGATCCGCAGCGCGCCTACCGATCCATCCGCATCGCGGGCACCAACGGCAAGACCACCACGGCCCGGATCCTCGAACGGATCCTGCGCGAGGCCGGTCTGCGCACGGGCCGCACCACCAGCCCGCACCTGCACTCGCCGGTCGAGCGGATCGCGATCGACGGTGTCCCCATCGACGAGGAGGGGTTCCTCCAGGCCTACCGGGACGTCGAACCGTTCGCCGCGATCGTCGACGCCGAGTCCGAGGCCGCCGGCGGAGTGCCCCTGACCTACTTCGAGTACCTCACGGCGATGTCCTTCCAGGCCTTCGCCTCCGCCCCGGTCGACATCGCGGTGGTCGAGACCGGACTCGGGGGCACCTGGGACGCCACCGGCGTCGCCGCGCCCGACGTCACCGTGGTCACCCCCATCTCGATGGACCACCAGGACTACCTGGGCGACACGATCGCGCAGATCGCGGGGGAGAAGGCCGGGATCCTCACCGCCGAGGCCACGGCGGTCATCGCCTCCCAGCCGTACGAGGACGCGGCCGACGTGCTACGCCAACGCATCACCGAGCTCGGCGCCGAGGCCGCGGTCGAGGACCAGCAGATCGGCGTGCTCGCCCGCACTCCCGGCGTCGGCGGCCAGATGCTGACCCTCCAGGGGATCGCCGGACGGTACGAGGAGGTCTTCCTCTCGCTGCTGGGAGAGCATCAGGCGCGCAATGCCCTGCTCGCCGTCGCGGCCGCCGAGGCGCTGCTCGGTGACGGGGGCACCGTGCTGGACGGGGAGATGCTGGGCGCGGCCCTGGCCTCGATCACCTCCCCGGGACGCGCGGAGGTGGTCCGGCAGTCGCCGACCATCCTGCTGGATGCCGCTCACAATCCTGCCGGAGCCATGGCGCTGGTCGGGACCGTCCGCGAGAACTTCCGCTTCACCCGCACCGTCGGCCTCGTCGGCATCCTCCAGGAGAAGGATGCCGAGGATATCCTCTCGGTCCTCGAGCCGCTGCTGGACCACGTCGTGATCACCCAGTCCTCCTCACCCCGTGCGATCCCGACCGACGTCCTCGCCGATCTCGCCCGCGATGTCTTCGAGGACGAGGACCGGGTGCTCGAGCAGGGCAGCCTGCCCGATGCGATCCAGGTCGCCGTCGACCTCTCCGAGACCGAGGGCGACCAGTTCGGCGGGGTGGTCGTGGCCGGCTCCGTAACGCTCGCCGCCGAGGTGCGGGACCTGCTCGGCGTGCCGCGGGAGGACTGA
- a CDS encoding amidohydrolase family protein, whose product MSSETITRDDGAAQGSTSSVLHLRGPILLGPEQEIPEAWVVGGRMHHERPELPAGTEIRELDGFVLPGLADLHCHLGIGDDGAGTTLEQARRQALTDRATGVLLIRDAGSIIDTSPLQQQHDLPRLVRCGRHLARTRRYLRGYAHELEPEDLPAAVTREAQRGDGWVKLVGDWIDREAGDLTPCWSGADFAAAAHAAHAAGARITTHTFDEETLPLVLDAGFDCLEHATGLTDETIRRVAGAGVPVVTTLVNVDEFETYASQGEAKFPDYAAHMRRLRASRFERTRAAHDAGIPLLVGTDAGGVLGHGIIHDELDELALAGLDAAAILEAAAWAPRRFLGVPGLEDGAPADLLVVPEDPRQDHRVLRDLRQIVLGGEVISRR is encoded by the coding sequence ATGAGCTCCGAGACGATCACCCGTGACGACGGCGCGGCCCAGGGCTCCACCTCGTCCGTCCTGCACCTGAGGGGGCCGATCCTGCTCGGACCGGAGCAGGAGATCCCCGAGGCCTGGGTCGTCGGCGGGCGGATGCACCACGAGAGGCCTGAGCTGCCCGCCGGGACCGAGATCCGTGAGCTCGACGGATTCGTGCTCCCCGGCCTCGCGGACCTCCACTGCCATCTCGGCATCGGCGACGACGGCGCGGGCACCACCCTCGAACAGGCCCGCCGGCAGGCGCTGACCGACCGTGCCACCGGTGTGCTGCTGATCCGCGACGCCGGCTCCATCATCGACACCTCCCCGTTGCAGCAGCAGCACGACCTCCCGCGCCTTGTCCGCTGCGGCCGGCACCTCGCCCGTACCCGCCGCTACCTGCGCGGCTACGCCCACGAGCTCGAGCCCGAGGACCTTCCCGCCGCCGTCACCCGGGAGGCCCAGCGCGGCGACGGCTGGGTCAAGCTGGTCGGCGACTGGATCGACCGCGAGGCCGGCGACCTCACCCCCTGCTGGTCCGGCGCGGACTTCGCGGCCGCCGCTCACGCCGCCCACGCGGCCGGGGCCCGCATCACCACGCACACCTTCGACGAGGAGACGCTCCCGCTCGTCCTCGACGCCGGCTTCGACTGCCTCGAGCACGCGACCGGCCTGACCGACGAGACGATCCGCCGGGTCGCCGGCGCCGGCGTCCCCGTGGTCACCACGCTGGTGAACGTCGACGAGTTCGAGACCTACGCGAGCCAGGGCGAGGCCAAGTTCCCCGACTACGCCGCCCACATGCGTCGGCTGCGGGCCTCCCGCTTCGAGCGCACCCGCGCCGCCCACGACGCCGGGATCCCGCTGCTGGTGGGCACCGATGCCGGAGGAGTGCTCGGCCACGGCATCATCCACGACGAGCTCGACGAGCTGGCTCTCGCCGGGCTCGACGCCGCCGCGATCCTCGAGGCCGCCGCCTGGGCGCCCCGGCGCTTCCTCGGCGTCCCCGGGCTCGAGGACGGTGCCCCGGCGGATCTCCTCGTCGTCCCCGAGGATCCGCGGCAGGACCACCGTGTGCTGCGCGATCTCCGGCAGATCGTGCTGGGCGGAGAGGTGATCAGCCGCCGCTGA
- the ffh gene encoding signal recognition particle protein yields MFNNLSDRITASLKGLRGHGRLTEADVDKTIREIRRALLDADVAVSVVRDFTGRVRERALGEEVSKALNPAQQVVKIVNDELVEVLGGATGELQWAKNPPTVIMLAGLQGAGKTTLAGKLATWMKSEGHTPLLVAADLQRPNAVNQLQIVGERAGVPVFAPEPGNGVGNPVLVAMNGVSTAQFQQHDVVIVDTAGRLGIDEEMMQQARDIRDAVNPHETLFVVDAMIGQDAARVAEAFRDGVGFTGVVLSKLDGDARGGAALSITGVTQRPILFASTGESLEDFERFHPDRMANRILDMGDVLTLIEQAEKAFDQKEAEKAAQKLASGEDFTLEDFLAQMQQLKGMGNIKKMLGMLPNMGQYREQLENFDEGEIGRIEAIIRSMTPEERTNPKILNGSRRGRIAKGSGTTVQQINQLLERFKQAQQMMRTMGQGMGGGGMPGMPGGPGMGMGKKSRGRQQAPKQGKKSKSSKNPAKAAREQAEAARKAAAGEGQSQGGSAFGGGKAQDTPDLADFDPKQLPPEMQKLLGGK; encoded by the coding sequence GTGTTCAACAATCTCTCCGATCGCATCACAGCGTCGCTCAAGGGTCTGCGCGGCCACGGCCGCCTCACCGAAGCGGACGTCGACAAGACGATCCGCGAGATCCGCCGTGCCCTGCTCGACGCCGACGTCGCCGTCTCCGTCGTGCGCGATTTCACCGGCCGTGTGCGAGAGCGCGCGCTGGGCGAAGAGGTCTCCAAGGCCCTGAACCCGGCCCAGCAGGTCGTCAAGATCGTCAACGACGAGCTCGTCGAGGTGCTCGGCGGCGCCACCGGCGAACTGCAGTGGGCGAAGAACCCGCCGACGGTCATCATGCTGGCCGGCCTGCAGGGTGCCGGCAAGACCACCCTCGCCGGCAAGCTCGCGACCTGGATGAAGTCCGAAGGACACACCCCGCTGCTGGTCGCCGCGGACCTCCAGCGCCCCAACGCCGTGAACCAGCTGCAGATCGTCGGCGAACGCGCCGGCGTCCCGGTGTTCGCCCCCGAGCCCGGCAACGGCGTCGGCAATCCGGTGCTGGTCGCCATGAACGGCGTCTCCACCGCGCAGTTCCAGCAGCACGACGTGGTCATCGTCGACACCGCGGGCCGGCTCGGCATCGACGAGGAGATGATGCAGCAGGCGCGGGACATCCGCGATGCCGTCAATCCTCACGAGACCCTGTTCGTCGTCGACGCGATGATCGGCCAGGACGCGGCGCGGGTCGCCGAGGCCTTCCGCGACGGCGTCGGCTTCACCGGCGTGGTGCTCTCCAAGCTCGACGGCGACGCCCGCGGCGGCGCCGCGCTGTCGATCACCGGCGTCACCCAGCGTCCGATCCTCTTCGCCTCCACCGGCGAGAGCCTCGAGGACTTCGAGCGGTTCCACCCGGACCGCATGGCCAATCGCATCCTCGACATGGGCGACGTGCTCACCCTCATCGAGCAGGCCGAGAAGGCCTTCGACCAGAAGGAAGCCGAGAAGGCGGCGCAGAAGCTCGCCTCCGGCGAGGACTTCACCCTCGAGGACTTCCTCGCCCAGATGCAGCAGCTCAAGGGCATGGGCAACATCAAGAAGATGCTCGGGATGCTGCCGAACATGGGCCAGTACCGCGAGCAGCTCGAGAACTTCGACGAGGGCGAGATCGGCCGCATCGAGGCGATCATCCGCTCGATGACGCCCGAGGAGCGCACCAACCCCAAGATCCTCAACGGCTCCCGCCGGGGCCGCATCGCCAAGGGCTCCGGCACCACGGTCCAGCAGATCAACCAGCTGCTCGAGCGCTTCAAGCAGGCCCAGCAGATGATGCGGACCATGGGCCAGGGCATGGGCGGCGGCGGGATGCCGGGCATGCCGGGCGGCCCCGGGATGGGCATGGGCAAGAAGTCGCGCGGTCGCCAGCAGGCGCCGAAGCAGGGCAAGAAGTCCAAGTCCTCGAAGAACCCCGCCAAGGCCGCGCGCGAGCAGGCCGAGGCGGCGCGGAAGGCCGCGGCCGGCGAGGGCCAGAGCCAGGGCGGCTCCGCCTTCGGCGGCGGCAAGGCACAGGACACGCCGGACCTCGCCGACTTCGATCCCAAGCAGCTGCCGCCGGAGATGCAGAAGCTCCTCGGCGGGAAGTGA
- a CDS encoding ammonium transporter, producing MEPFTLDTGATAWILISAALVLLMTPGLSLFYGGMVRARTVLNMMLMSFSAMAVVAIAWTVAGYSIAFGTDVGGLFGNPLEHFGLTGTDEQSILADSGVPFLVAAGFQMTFAIISTALISGAIADRVKLGTWIAFSLLWVLIVYAPLAHMVWGGGLLGADGPFAAIAEPVDFAGGTVVHINAGIAGLVLALVVGARKGYGKEAMKPHNLPLVMLGAALLWFGWFGFNAGSAGTADGTAGLAWVNTTVATAGAMLGWAVIERVRDQHVTSLGMASGVVAGLVAITPAAAALSPLTAIVLGLAAGAACALAVGLKYRFGIDDSLDVVGVHLVGGLVGTVGIGFLATDGGLLLGGGVSLLIVQVLVAVAAMILSGVLTAVIALALKYTMGWRISEADERAGIDLTHHAEAGYDLAGAPSARRDRTITPRSDAFAGASTASAASEPRNAAPILETPSDARSTEAGTRPVTTGEPR from the coding sequence ATGGAGCCCTTCACCCTCGACACGGGGGCGACCGCCTGGATCCTGATCAGCGCCGCCCTCGTGCTGCTGATGACCCCCGGCCTGTCCCTTTTCTACGGCGGCATGGTGCGGGCACGCACCGTGCTGAACATGATGCTGATGTCCTTCAGCGCCATGGCCGTCGTCGCGATCGCCTGGACCGTCGCCGGCTACTCCATCGCCTTCGGCACCGACGTCGGCGGCCTGTTCGGCAACCCTCTGGAGCATTTCGGACTCACCGGCACCGATGAGCAGTCGATCCTCGCCGACAGCGGCGTGCCCTTCCTGGTCGCCGCCGGGTTCCAGATGACCTTCGCGATCATCTCCACCGCCCTGATCTCCGGGGCCATCGCCGACCGGGTCAAGCTCGGCACCTGGATAGCCTTCTCCCTGCTGTGGGTCCTCATCGTCTACGCACCCCTGGCGCACATGGTCTGGGGCGGCGGCCTGCTCGGCGCGGACGGGCCCTTCGCGGCGATCGCCGAGCCGGTCGACTTCGCCGGCGGCACCGTCGTGCACATCAATGCGGGTATCGCCGGTCTGGTCCTCGCCCTCGTGGTCGGTGCGCGCAAGGGCTACGGCAAGGAGGCGATGAAGCCGCACAACCTGCCGCTGGTCATGCTCGGCGCCGCACTGCTGTGGTTCGGGTGGTTCGGCTTCAACGCCGGGTCCGCCGGCACGGCCGACGGGACCGCGGGACTGGCCTGGGTGAACACCACCGTCGCCACCGCCGGGGCGATGCTGGGCTGGGCGGTGATCGAACGAGTCCGCGACCAGCACGTCACCTCCCTCGGGATGGCCTCCGGCGTCGTCGCGGGCCTGGTCGCCATCACCCCGGCCGCCGCCGCTCTCTCCCCGTTGACCGCCATCGTCCTCGGCCTCGCGGCCGGTGCGGCCTGCGCCCTCGCCGTCGGCCTGAAGTACCGGTTCGGGATCGACGACTCCCTCGACGTCGTCGGAGTCCACCTCGTGGGTGGCCTGGTCGGCACGGTCGGCATCGGCTTCCTCGCCACCGACGGGGGTCTGCTGCTCGGCGGCGGGGTGAGCCTCCTGATCGTCCAGGTCCTGGTGGCCGTCGCGGCGATGATCCTCTCCGGTGTCCTCACCGCCGTGATCGCCCTGGCGCTGAAGTACACGATGGGCTGGAGGATCAGCGAGGCCGACGAGCGCGCCGGCATCGACCTCACCCACCACGCGGAGGCCGGATACGATCTGGCCGGGGCCCCGTCCGCCCGTCGGGACCGCACGATCACCCCGAGGAGCGACGCCTTCGCAGGTGCCTCCACCGCCTCCGCCGCGAGTGAACCGCGCAACGCGGCCCCGATCCTCGAGACCCCGTCCGACGCCCGAAGCACCGAGGCGGGCACCCGGCCCGTCACCACAGGAGAGCCGCGATGA
- the ftsY gene encoding signal recognition particle-docking protein FtsY, whose product MDPNDILAVIAGGGGAFLVIGAGAWAYVRSRGGKKSSQDTTDTTDTTDSTGSTTRGGADPARSSTAVKDRPAAPTWADTLAAPPEKPSSQPAESAAPTEPSTEPAVEPTQQTPTQQVPAQEADATAPAEPATAPASEEAQPAPAEPAVEPEPEQPGAPALETPEAPGDRMVRLRERLSRSGALGRGILGLLTRGSGVDEATWDEIEETLLMADLGPDATDELLENLRRRIQVLGTDDPAAVREALREELLTLIDPSLDRRLAATRRDAPDGTVLPSVILMVGVNGTGKTTTVGKLARVLVAAERSVVLGAADTFRAAAAEQLTTWGSRVGVDTVRSDREGADPAAVAFDSVRTGIEQEVDVVIIDTAGRLQNKKGLMDELGKVRRVAEKGLHGDKVAEVLLVIDATTGQNGMQQARVFSEAVDITGIVLTKLDGTAKGGIVVNVQRELGVPVKMVGLGEGVDDLTPFDPHGFVDALLGD is encoded by the coding sequence GTGGACCCCAATGACATCCTTGCCGTGATCGCCGGAGGCGGCGGCGCTTTTCTCGTGATCGGCGCGGGCGCCTGGGCCTATGTGCGCAGCCGCGGCGGGAAGAAGTCCTCTCAGGACACCACTGACACCACTGACACCACCGATTCCACTGGCAGCACGACGCGCGGCGGCGCCGACCCGGCGCGGAGCTCGACCGCTGTCAAGGACCGGCCGGCGGCCCCCACCTGGGCCGACACCCTCGCAGCCCCGCCCGAGAAACCTTCCTCGCAGCCTGCCGAGAGCGCGGCGCCGACGGAGCCGAGCACCGAGCCCGCCGTCGAGCCGACGCAGCAGACTCCCACGCAACAGGTCCCCGCGCAGGAGGCCGACGCCACGGCGCCCGCGGAGCCGGCCACTGCCCCGGCGAGTGAGGAGGCGCAGCCCGCGCCCGCGGAGCCCGCCGTCGAGCCCGAGCCGGAACAGCCCGGGGCTCCCGCCCTGGAGACCCCCGAGGCCCCCGGCGACCGCATGGTGCGCCTGCGCGAGCGACTCTCCCGCTCCGGCGCCCTCGGCCGCGGCATCCTCGGCCTGCTCACGCGCGGCAGCGGCGTCGACGAGGCGACCTGGGACGAGATCGAGGAGACGCTGCTGATGGCGGACCTCGGCCCGGATGCGACCGACGAGCTGCTGGAGAACCTCCGCCGGCGCATCCAGGTGCTCGGCACCGACGACCCGGCTGCCGTCCGCGAAGCGCTCCGCGAGGAGCTGCTGACCCTCATCGATCCCTCCCTCGACCGTCGCCTCGCCGCCACCCGCCGCGACGCCCCCGACGGCACCGTCCTCCCCTCCGTGATCCTGATGGTCGGGGTCAACGGCACCGGCAAGACCACCACCGTGGGCAAGCTCGCCCGCGTGCTGGTCGCCGCCGAGCGCAGCGTCGTCCTCGGTGCGGCCGACACCTTCCGCGCCGCCGCCGCCGAGCAGCTGACCACCTGGGGGTCCCGCGTCGGCGTCGACACCGTGCGCTCCGACCGCGAGGGCGCCGACCCCGCCGCCGTCGCCTTCGACTCCGTGCGCACGGGCATCGAGCAGGAGGTCGACGTGGTCATCATCGACACCGCCGGCCGCCTGCAGAACAAGAAGGGCCTGATGGACGAGCTCGGCAAGGTGCGCCGGGTCGCGGAGAAGGGCCTGCACGGCGACAAGGTCGCCGAGGTGCTGCTCGTCATCGACGCCACCACCGGGCAGAACGGCATGCAGCAGGCACGCGTGTTCTCCGAGGCCGTCGACATCACCGGCATCGTCCTGACCAAGCTGGACGGCACCGCCAAGGGCGGCATCGTCGTCAACGTCCAGCGCGAGCTCGGTGTCCCGGTCAAGATGGTCGGCCTCGGCGAGGGCGTGGACGACCTCACCCCCTTCGACCCCCACGGCTTCGTCGACGCCCTGCTGGGGGACTGA
- the ndk gene encoding nucleoside-diphosphate kinase, with product MTAQRTLVLLKPDAVQRGLRGEIIRRLEAKGYDIVALAQRTADAEELAAHYAEHEGRPFYSGLVEYMGAGPLVALVAEGVNVIGGFRSLAGATNPTEAAPGTIRGDLACEKDLPVIQNLVHGSDSEESAAREIDIWFPELG from the coding sequence ATGACCGCACAGCGCACCCTCGTCCTGCTCAAGCCCGACGCCGTCCAGCGCGGCCTGCGCGGGGAGATCATCCGCCGTCTCGAGGCCAAGGGGTACGACATCGTCGCCCTGGCCCAGCGCACCGCCGACGCCGAGGAGCTCGCCGCGCACTACGCCGAGCACGAGGGCCGGCCCTTCTACTCCGGCCTCGTCGAGTACATGGGCGCCGGGCCGCTGGTCGCGCTCGTCGCCGAAGGCGTGAACGTGATCGGCGGCTTCCGCTCGCTCGCAGGCGCCACCAACCCTACCGAGGCCGCCCCCGGCACCATCCGCGGTGACCTCGCCTGCGAGAAGGACCTCCCGGTCATCCAGAACCTCGTGCACGGCTCAGACTCCGAGGAGTCGGCGGCCCGCGAGATCGACATCTGGTTCCCCGAACTCGGCTGA
- a CDS encoding P-II family nitrogen regulator: protein MKLITAIIQPHALQDVTDSLREYGISGLTITEVAGYGRQGGHTEVYRGAEYTIDTIPKIKVEVLAEEADEAAILELVAATSRSGRIGDGKVWTTDVGTVVRVRTGERDADAL from the coding sequence ATGAAGCTCATCACCGCCATCATCCAGCCGCACGCCCTGCAGGACGTCACCGACTCCCTGCGCGAGTACGGGATCAGCGGCCTGACCATCACCGAGGTCGCCGGGTACGGGCGCCAGGGCGGGCACACCGAGGTCTACCGCGGCGCCGAGTACACCATCGACACGATCCCGAAGATCAAGGTCGAGGTGCTCGCGGAGGAGGCCGACGAGGCCGCGATCCTCGAGCTCGTCGCCGCCACTTCCCGCAGCGGGCGGATCGGGGACGGCAAGGTCTGGACCACGGACGTCGGCACCGTCGTGCGGGTGCGCACCGGAGAACGCGACGCGGATGCCCTCTGA
- a CDS encoding DUF4233 domain-containing protein: MAPDLTPSPRPHGAQRMFSATTLVIEAFVVFFAVLVAHQLAPDARVSTWVWGILTALALVACSGMLRRGAWPYWVGIALQVPTILLGLRVGAMWVVGIAFAALFVYGAFKGHQLDREKDTVDARVRAARGEDPSTES, translated from the coding sequence ATGGCGCCGGACCTGACTCCGTCCCCGCGCCCCCACGGGGCCCAGCGGATGTTCTCCGCGACCACCCTCGTCATCGAGGCCTTCGTCGTGTTCTTCGCGGTGCTGGTGGCCCATCAGCTCGCTCCCGATGCCCGGGTCAGCACCTGGGTCTGGGGGATCCTCACCGCGCTCGCCCTGGTGGCATGCTCCGGGATGCTGCGCCGCGGGGCCTGGCCGTACTGGGTCGGGATCGCCCTGCAGGTCCCCACCATCTTGCTCGGTCTGCGGGTCGGCGCGATGTGGGTGGTCGGGATCGCCTTCGCGGCGCTGTTCGTCTACGGGGCCTTCAAGGGCCACCAGCTGGACCGGGAGAAGGACACGGTGGACGCCCGGGTGCGGGCGGCACGCGGTGAGGACCCGAGCACGGAGTCCTGA
- a CDS encoding HD domain-containing protein, with the protein MPSEPLSARRVTQVLHDGFADPTAGPRRRLDQAALVDAWLTELWEAADAPASGAALAAIGSLGRRDLGPGSDLDLVLLLDPDAVDTEGSQRLASALWYPIWDSGTSLDHAVRSPAECEDVARDDLLAAISLLDLRPVAGDAELVADTARRVRAQWRREARRRVGDLVELATGRSRRYGSLAHSTEPNLKSDRGGLRDVTVIRALAESWLADHDHEIVDSAARTLADARDALQAVTGTAGTRLGRADQDAVAALTGHATADDHHAVLAGASRAVTWELHRTVRAAEAAGARSATRGSGAERRPALTRLPHGVLVASGEVSVDPSSRDRLRDLAAVRHAAATGLPLADATLARMAASEAAPLLPAQRDVLVDALAGEHFAAVYEALDVTGIFARWIPGWAEVRNRPQRSAVHRFTVDRHLVETVLEAQRFLPRVSRPDLLLVAALLHDLGKRPDRRDHAAEGAPLAENAARHLGFAEADVLTIGLLVREHLTLVGLATGRDLADPATLRDLLRAVDQDPDTLELLRALTEADAIAAGPAAWSTWRADLVGHLTDLARDALSGTAPAPRIVLAPQRPVQEAVLAAVRDSDSAQVIYPAHTEDEPISQICVGAPDGDGVFAAMARVLVRLRLDVHSAVVLTRDGIALNTWWVAAAPSDLPHPSVLRSALDRELAHRDRPDARVLELPPAPPPRTTEDTPVVTVLPGASREATVIQVNARNRPSLLADVAAVITEHGLQLRSAHVITLGRRAVDVLYLTDQHARALDPPTVGRIVGALMDAAAT; encoded by the coding sequence ATGCCCTCTGAGCCGCTGTCCGCACGTCGGGTCACCCAGGTGCTCCACGACGGATTCGCGGACCCCACGGCCGGACCCCGACGCCGCCTCGACCAGGCAGCCCTCGTCGACGCCTGGCTGACCGAGCTGTGGGAGGCGGCCGACGCCCCCGCCTCCGGAGCGGCGCTCGCCGCGATCGGCTCGCTGGGCCGACGCGACCTCGGACCGGGCAGCGATCTGGACCTGGTGCTGCTGCTCGACCCCGACGCCGTCGACACGGAGGGGTCGCAGCGTCTCGCGAGCGCGCTGTGGTACCCGATCTGGGACTCCGGGACCTCTCTCGACCACGCCGTGCGCAGCCCGGCCGAGTGCGAGGACGTCGCCCGGGACGATCTGCTGGCGGCGATCTCCCTGCTGGACTTGCGCCCCGTCGCCGGAGACGCCGAGCTGGTCGCGGACACGGCCCGGCGCGTGCGCGCCCAATGGCGCCGGGAGGCCCGGCGCCGGGTCGGGGACCTGGTCGAGCTCGCCACCGGCCGCTCCCGTCGCTACGGCTCGCTCGCCCACTCCACCGAGCCGAACCTCAAGTCCGATCGTGGAGGACTGCGGGACGTCACCGTCATCCGTGCCCTCGCCGAGAGCTGGCTGGCCGATCACGACCACGAGATCGTCGACTCCGCCGCCCGCACGCTGGCCGATGCCCGCGACGCCCTGCAGGCGGTGACCGGGACCGCCGGCACCCGCCTGGGCCGGGCGGACCAGGACGCCGTGGCGGCCCTGACCGGCCATGCCACGGCCGACGACCACCATGCGGTGCTCGCCGGGGCGTCCCGCGCCGTGACCTGGGAGCTGCACCGCACCGTCCGCGCCGCCGAGGCCGCCGGCGCCCGCAGCGCCACCCGGGGCTCCGGCGCCGAGCGTCGACCCGCCCTGACCCGTCTGCCCCACGGCGTGCTCGTCGCCTCGGGCGAGGTGTCGGTCGACCCGAGCTCGCGCGACCGACTCCGCGACCTCGCGGCAGTGCGCCACGCGGCCGCCACCGGCCTCCCGCTCGCCGACGCCACGCTCGCCCGCATGGCCGCGAGCGAGGCCGCACCACTGTTGCCCGCCCAGCGCGATGTGCTCGTCGACGCCCTGGCGGGGGAGCACTTCGCCGCCGTCTACGAGGCGCTCGACGTCACCGGCATCTTCGCCCGGTGGATCCCGGGATGGGCGGAGGTGCGCAACCGTCCCCAGCGTTCGGCGGTGCATCGCTTCACCGTGGACCGGCACCTGGTCGAGACCGTGCTCGAGGCCCAGCGCTTCCTGCCCCGCGTGAGCAGACCCGACCTGCTGCTGGTCGCCGCCCTCCTGCACGACCTCGGGAAGCGACCCGACCGGCGCGACCACGCGGCCGAGGGCGCCCCGCTCGCCGAGAACGCCGCCCGGCATCTCGGTTTCGCGGAGGCGGACGTCCTGACGATCGGGCTCCTGGTGCGCGAACACCTCACCCTGGTGGGTCTGGCCACCGGACGGGACCTCGCCGACCCCGCGACCCTGCGGGATCTGCTGCGCGCCGTGGACCAGGACCCCGACACCCTTGAGCTCCTGCGCGCCCTGACCGAGGCCGATGCGATCGCCGCCGGCCCCGCCGCCTGGTCCACCTGGCGCGCCGATCTCGTCGGCCACCTCACCGACCTCGCGCGCGACGCCCTCAGCGGGACCGCGCCCGCTCCGCGGATCGTGCTGGCCCCGCAGCGCCCGGTGCAGGAGGCCGTGCTCGCCGCGGTGCGCGACAGCGACAGCGCCCAGGTGATCTATCCGGCGCACACCGAGGACGAGCCCATCTCCCAGATCTGCGTGGGAGCCCCCGACGGCGACGGCGTGTTCGCGGCCATGGCCCGGGTGCTGGTGCGCCTGCGCCTGGACGTGCACAGCGCGGTCGTCCTCACCCGGGACGGCATCGCCCTGAACACGTGGTGGGTCGCGGCCGCGCCGTCGGACCTGCCGCATCCCTCCGTGCTGCGCAGCGCGCTGGACCGGGAGCTCGCCCACCGGGACCGCCCCGACGCCCGGGTGCTCGAGCTGCCGCCGGCGCCGCCGCCGCGCACCACCGAGGACACCCCCGTGGTCACGGTCCTGCCCGGCGCTTCCCGCGAGGCCACCGTGATCCAGGTCAATGCCCGCAACCGTCCCAGCCTGCTGGCGGACGTCGCCGCGGTGATCACCGAGCACGGCCTCCAGCTGCGCAGCGCCCACGTGATCACCCTGGGTCGGCGCGCCGTGGACGTGCTGTACCTGACCGATCAGCACGCCCGGGCGCTCGATCCGCCGACCGTGGGCCGGATCGTCGGCGCCCTGATGGACGCCGCCGCGACCTGA